The region CCATGCATGCGCTCAgatgtcattctctatgggcgttggactcatctctggtgagcgtgtgCACAGCTTACGGCTGGGATTTCATGGCGGCGGGACAGGGTCTGAGACTTCGTGGAaatgggtaagtataaggggctccagtgGCGGGTCGGGCGGCGAGTGGTTCTATTAGGCCTATTGTTGTACTataaataaaatgtttgtttttttttcatttgtttttattCTGTAGAACGTCTGGAGAAGCGTGACCAATGAAAGGGTTCAATGATCGTCCCGTGTCCAGAGCATGCTCTGAGCGGCAGGTGTTGTTGTACTCAACAGATTGGGAAGAACCCCTTCCAGAAACAATGGAAGAAATAAAGATCAGTATTGTTAATGATCTAGCAGCTGGATCAAAACGAGGAAGAGATAATGAAGTGGCAGTGACCCCTTCTGCCAAGAGATCACGTCATGCTGTGTTTAGTTGTAGCACACCTATCTCTGCCTCTGCCCGCACTTGGGCAACTCAATCCATACTTGCTGAAGATCTGCCACAATTTCCAGCCTGGCATTCACAAGGGGAAGATGCAGAGCAAGGTGATGAGAATGATGATTCCTTACTGGAACCATCTGACAATGAAGATGACTCTGAATTGTTGATGACTTTGGATGAAATAAATACCTTGCTAGGagtaggggaggaggagaatgaggaggaggagaaggatgatgatgatgactctTGCTTTGCTGCCGAACCTTTACAAAAAGAGACTGAAGTGACAACTTTTGTGGTCACGTTTACACCTTCAGAGTCAAAAAATGAAGTTGAGAATGGTGAAAATGCACCTTGCAAAACACTGGATgttcctggccctttaactgaaGAGTCAGAGGGTGATGAAGAGCTAAGCACCTATGCTGCAATGCCTCCATCACCCTGCCATTCAGCCATAGACCCTGTAGAGGCAACTGAACCAAACCAGTCCAGTGTTTGCAATGTGGATCCACCTCGTGAATTCCTGACAGATAAAACTGATATTGACTGTGATCTCCCAACACCATTGTCAGACCTAAAGGAAGCCTCTACTTCTCTGCTTCCTAATTCACACACTCCAAAGCTTCCTCTGCAGCCATCAATCTTGTTGTCTGGGGTGGATGCTGCAGTGAATTGGAGTGAGGACCCAGACCTTGCTTTTGATTGTGACATTGACAATCTCTTGGCAATAAGTCCTGGGGGTGCGTCTTTAGTAGAAGATGACAATAATGTAAAATTGGCCACAGTCATAACTGAAGTTATCAATTCTGCAATATCAGACTCTGCACTACCTCAACAGGATGTAAAGTCTGAGCAGGTTTTAACAGATGTAGCTTCAGATGTAGCTCAGGATCTCTCCCCGCCTTCACCAGGCTTGCCCAagattcatcatcatcatcatcatcctcctgttgAGCCAGAGCCATCAAAAGATGCTTTGCCCTCCCCAACAGCCTCTATAGTTACTGCTGAGCCCAAACTCGGCACTGAGTCATCTGTAACTTATCAAAATGTAGAGAATCAAAAGCCTCCGGAAGCCGAAGAAACCAAAGGGATGCAGAATGCCGCCAAAGCCACCTCAAGGCCAGCAGAACCAAGTACAAGTGCTGCTGCACCAAGGGCAAACGGCAATCAACCTAAGGTATGCTGCCAATGCACTATTGTCCTAAACCATCATCGTATAAAAACGTGTTTAAAGAATGATAGAGATTTAAAGGAGGAGTCTGGTAAAAATAACTCGGGGGGGGGCCACATAATAATGTATAATTACCACTCCCCGTGCCCCCGCATTGCTGTATTACCGCTCCCAGACCACTGCCAGCATCCTCCCTGCACTGTCACGACTCAGCTAATGGATTGACCGATTGACAGTCATTGGCTGGGGCAGGACATCGCTAAGCCCAATTCGAGACCTACCAAGAAGCCAGGGGAAAATGGGTTCCAGGAGCAGTAAAGTGGCgatgcgggggcacagggactggtaagtatactttctttattatgtcccctcTGCCTGCATCAGAGTTTATTTTATCCGGACTTCCCTATTTAAGGAAACTTTCTAGCTCTATAGGAGTCAGAGTTGCTGCGCAGTGCCAAAAAGCCACCGTGCTGACCAAGCAATATAAAGTAGTTTTTCTGTGGTGTCACTAATGTGTGCAAGTGTAATGAATTTGGACAGGATGCAATTTGTTGTAGCATGCCAGCTCTGTGGGGCAGGGATCCAATGTATTTGATTGACAGCCTCCTCACTATACGGGTATGGCCACACCTTTGGAAAATATACCAGTCCGTGTGCATTTGCCACTGCAGACatgtcttaaagtgactctgtacccacaatgtgtcccccccccccccacaccacttgtaccttcagattgctgcttttaatccaagatctgtcctggggtccgttcagcaggtaatgtagttattgtcctaaaaaacaacttttaaacttgcagccctgtgtcaaacggcagtggcctacaatatctgtgccctaactttgcaccacccctccgtcccgcctccccaacctcttcatcattaggaatgcccctagaacattttctcatgtctgaacattgcacaggtgccttaacgatccagcccatgttcagtattcacacagctcatagctgaggaataggagacaatctgcctggagcattcctaatgatgagtatggcggagaggagggacagagaggttgtcccagcctaatgcatacacaatctaggctgtggccgttgggcacagggctgcaagtttaaaagttgttttttaggacaataactgcatcacctgccgaacggaccccaggacagatcttggattaaaagcagctatccgaagatgtaaattgggggggcagattgtgggtacagagtcactttaaggaagtGTAAACGGGCTTAAAAGTgacaactttttttattactttttgccTTTGTCTTTTAATTAGGTGATTGTAAATATGTATATGGATCATAAAAGATAGCAATACAATTAATAAGCATTGAATTCCAAAAAAAACATCTACACTTCATAGTCAGTAGATGACAACATATGAAATATGTTACAGCTTCAGGTAAATGCAGCAAGGAAGGTCATTCTAGCCTGCAGTGTGCCCCTGGAGACCAATATTTAATGTATTGCTCACCTTGTGTGTATTTTGCCACTACTTGCAAGGTGTTCCATCCTTGGAAATGGAGACACTTAGTACAGATATTTGCTGTagactgaaggccctattacacaaagcggttatcgtccgttacagccgataatcgtctctGTTAATagaggacaacgatcagctgacatgcatgatgtctgctgatcgttgtctttcaacgcgttaaaaaaaatcaatgattAAGATAGCAGCGATTTGCTACCGTtgctctagcgatcacccgggcagctttCTGCTggcacatgtaatagcgctgCCATGTGTGGAACGAGGAGCTCCCGctcgtcgccccgtgtaatagaggctttactCTGCCCTGAGCACTTGAGTATATCTGATCTCGTCACTGGCTACACGCCCGTACCAGCAGTGTTGGTGAATAGTTTGCAGTATGTAGGAGggtttaagcccctattacatggggcgaggtggagagcaagcgagcggCGACCTGTCAAGTCTGCGCtcccttgctcctcgttccccgccctATTACAAGCATGACACGATAATctgttcgtgtaatagggcctttagagtatgggccctattacacagtgcgATATTAGGAGCAAGCGCGTgtagacctgtcaggtcagcgcccaCTTGCTTCTtattctctgcttgctgtctgtgctattacatgcgtcgtctgattttggcacaaaaatacaatgccagtttaaaaaaaaaaatcctgccatGTGTAGCAGGACAGACCTTGAGTCCTTCAAGTGCAGTTATAGAAATTAATCTGCATCTAATGCAATGCTGGTGCCACAATCACAATTTTACCACAGCACCTAAGGGGTAAAACAAcaagcaggggtgtagctaaaggctcttgcgccctggtgcaaaatttttgcACCCGATCAGGCGCAGTCAGAGGCCAAAAAATTATCTAAAGACTCTAAGGTGACACCCCCTAATGTGCTACCGTGTCCTAATGAACTgacactgtcccctaatgtactgtgccactgcctcctctTTTATACCATGCAACTGCCTCGTCCTCTTGTATTGTGCCACTTCCTATTGGGCCTCTGTCTCTTTAATtaatgtactgtgtcattctcttAATTGTCTCCCAATCTTTGAGACTCCAGCTGAAAAACTCCAACTCTCATCCTGAACtaccagcagggcatgatggtggttgtagttctgcaacctggagagagacaaactgcaaaactacaaatcccatcatgagctgccagtaaaaagaaggggggggtaacctgtcctggttcctgctctggcctcttctgcTCCTGTCCGGATCCTGTGTAACGGGGGTAGAGCTACTTGCTTGGCTGTACATTACACAAGAGGAAATGTCGAGTGACAGGACAGAGCTCCCTGTCTTTTGCATGTAATCGGCTATTCAGTTGTATGAGCGATTGCTGGTACAATTGAAAGGAGagtagaggagtctgcaggatGGCACACTGCAGTTTTCCCACACCGGCTGTCATTTTCACAGCCGATTTGGAAGAACTGCAGAATGACAGCAAGTGGTGAGGGAAGGCAGCGGGGTCCcttatagctatgccactgactgCTCTTGATGGTTAGATCAGGGGCTCTGCTGTCATGGAACATCCAAGTTCCCATGATATTCTGCACAGGACACAAGTGCCGGGCTACTTTTGCCCCATCGACAAAAGACTTACTGTGGTCAGTAAGGGATTAATATGAATGGTTCACATGTTGTGAAAGCATTTAACCAAGTAGTAGCTAGTGCATTTTGGACATGGGCACCTTGCTTGCTTGCATGTAGATAAGCACTGGGCGGGCCTCCTTCAGCATGAACTTAATAATTTTACCGTCTGCAACTTTCAGTTCCATGTCAATGGAATGGCCAATTTTGACTATAATAAGAACTGATAAATAGAAATGTTGAAAGCTACAAATGTCTGTTGCCTGATCTTATTTTCTTCTTTTGAACAGATTGTGGCCTCCTTAACTTGCAAGACAGAAGGTTCTTCAGGCCCAGGAAAAAAGCCACAGATTGCAGTTGCAGCAGTACCCAGACAACTGTTCAGGTACTATATTCTGTGTAATCTAGATTATTGGCCAAAAATATGTAAGGCTTGGCTTTCACATAAGTCTCCACCAGAGCTGTCAGGCTGTGGCTTATGCCACCCCTCTCTATAGTGCACACAAGAATGTTTGGCCAGTCAtacgtgtgtatggggaggacaggagagagtaCTATCTGCCAAGACTTATAGAAGTTGTATATGTGGTGATGCCCCGCTGGGAGGcgcaaccggtcacttgccagatggtgaagtgtgactccactgcagtagtggttggtcagggaataattgtcatgttatactgtcgtgacgccagtgccggttgggcacacaggtatgatggcacacctgcttttagtttagtgaggctggctaaaccctttcccctgtggtcagtaacctgccgggctatttgagggtcccttgggcgcttatcacggtggtccgtagTGGAATCGTGActcacccagactattggtaccgccacccacagaaaggggagatgacccaaggaagaagTAATGACTGTGAAGGTGCTTGGACAAGAATCACAAAGTCcctttacaataaataaactcttctttactgcagaaatacttgatacagtgatacccAATAGGCTTTTGGCTTGATGAGATGCCTTTGACTTTTGGACCTGCCCATCCATCTCCTCCTTCTGGGGAGAAGTCACACAATGTTTATCCTTAATAATTTCAGTTCCAGTCCCCATATCCCCTGCTATATGTCTTTTGGGGCTTTTGGATGAGTGGATGCACAATCTCCACATATTTTTAAGACCTTGTTTGTAGCTCGAAAATGCATTGTCATCAGATGGATCGACCCACGTCCTCCTAATCTTACCATGTGGAAATatcaggttaaagggaaccatatcagcccaattgggctgatatggttccctggatcattgtataaagcacctggagcggccgcggcacgtaccggccacggccgcagcaggtgctttataacggagaaaatgacttttattccccggctcgtgactagatacgagcggggaagtagtcatggtgggcggctccccgctcgtatctagtcactgcgctctgcctgtcagcgcgctcagaggagatgattgacaggcagagaggtccgttactggcctctctgcctgtcaatcattgcgccgagcgcgctgacaggtagagcgcagtgactagatacgagcggggagccgcccaccatgactacttccccgctcgtatctagtcacgagccggggaataaaagtcattttctccgttataaagcacctgctgcggccgcggccggtacgtgccgcggccgctccaggtgctttatacaatgatccagggaaccatatcagcccaaacaggctgattggttccctttaacagcatAGTTTCATAAGAGAAAGTTCTTTATATACACAGAAAGTGTCCTAAGAAATTCAATAAAGTGTGGGACCTGTGGTGCTGTTCCCCTTTAACAACACCAACCACAGTGACTGTACCACCTAGATTATGTGCTCTACCATGCATGCATATGCACCAGGACCCGAACTATACGTACAATAGCATTATTTTGTGAGGGCAGTGGAGGATAGATCAATGCTGAAGTATGTATGCAACTCCATTCCTTTACTACAATAACACACAGTTATGGACACTGGGCCCTTTGTTTGTTGGGCTATGTTGGTGGACAATAAAATAAATTCTAAACACTCCAGCTTTACTTAAGCTGACGAAAGTACTTTTTGGACAGGTGTATgaaacacaaaaaaagtaaagaaaaagaaccgcagtggtgggacaccacatatagatACATGTTTTATGCTACCACTGGTTTCCTTGAGTTTGCTACAGATAAATCAGGTGACTTTGGAACTGATCATAGATTTGTGTTCATTATGGTCTGATGCCGCAGGTCTCTGAGTGGTGGCAAAAGGGCTTTCTAGGGGCCTTTTTAGTCTGTTGGTGGTGTACCTGTTCTGATGAGATCAGTTTTTCTCAACTCAActctagacttctatggggggtgTCCATGTCAGAATTCcagatgaaaataggacaggatataaaaaaaatcctgatcTATTTTCCAGAATGGACACTTCCAAAAGGGTGACCTTTACTAATGTAACCCTGTGTGTCCAGAAATGCATTCGCCTTTCCTGATAACAAATCCGAACAGATTTTCCGACTATGTGAAGGGGACTAGCAGCTCAGTGATGTGTACAAGACCTCCTTCGGCCACATGTGTTGCCTCTCATGGCAAGAGTTTTCCAGGAACGTCTCTACCAGGGAGGTTCGGCAGCCTacaagtgtgcaggatctacTGGCCCAGCTGCAAAATCTGTGGTAAATGTGCTGCAGGACACCATAAGTAAACGACTCCATGACCAACCTTATCTCCtcttgtatccagactagaggaGCCCAACGGGGTACTAGAGCCTACTTTCAATTGCACAGTTTTTCCCCCAATAAAATTAACATTTGTTCTAATGTATCATCATTACAATTGCACAAAGCTTCATTTGTTttcagctgtgtgtgtagagagagaaaTGTACTCTTAAAAATATAAACATAAGTAaaaatattaacccttaggggacacagccagttttcatttttgcgttttcgtttttccctcctcgtgtatataaggccatagcgcctgcatttttccacctagagacccaaatgagcccttattttttgcgcaactaattgtactttgctaaggcagatgtaatttttgcctaaaatgtgccgggaaaccagaaaaaaattatatgtgtggtgaaattgaaaaaaaaaaaacgcatttcttttatttgggggaaatgtgtttttacgccattcgccctggggtaaaactgacttgttatgcatgttcctcaagtcgttacgattaaaacgatatgtaacatgtataacttatattgtatctgatggcctgtataaaattcaaaccgttgttaaccaatatacgttccttaaaatcgctccattcccaggcttataacgcttttatcctttggtctatgggtctgtgtgaggtgtcattttttgcgccatgatgtgatctttctatcggtaccttgattgcgcatatatgactt is a window of Dendropsophus ebraccatus isolate aDenEbr1 chromosome 5, aDenEbr1.pat, whole genome shotgun sequence DNA encoding:
- the S100PBP gene encoding S100P-binding protein, which gives rise to MKGFNDRPVSRACSERQVLLYSTDWEEPLPETMEEIKISIVNDLAAGSKRGRDNEVAVTPSAKRSRHAVFSCSTPISASARTWATQSILAEDLPQFPAWHSQGEDAEQENQKPPEAEETKGMQNAAKATSRPAEPSTSAAAPRANGNQPKIVASLTCKTEGSSGPGKKPQIAVAAVPRQLFRAFIPDPELETNKAIYMDQVLMHIDSQGECNLEDPRYELATLFNQTSRENRNWQHPSDYTKRNHPRFGTIPLQSCSLNLWVKKNGGPKQRFMNIPSSFQRSPIPEVLPYSS